From Brassica rapa cultivar Chiifu-401-42 chromosome A06, CAAS_Brap_v3.01, whole genome shotgun sequence:
gatgttttatatacgttaaatctaaaaataattaatatatataagtatataaatctatttttagataaattcggatacccaaatacttcggttcggatcagattcggttctctaaataacaaaattttgaataattagaatatttaatcaatttatgtttgggtttggtactatatctttggatcggtatcggttatgttcctcggattcattttttcaaatcctaataattacatgaaaaacaaataccaacatatttttcaaaatatacacccgcgcgcctgcgcgggtcaaaatctagtatatccTTATGGTGGAATGTGATCATAATATTCTATTAGTTTATGTAGTGCATAACACATAACTTTTGAGTTTCTTAGTGGTAGTTTGTATGATTCGAGATCTTAGTAAGTGGTCCTAGATTTATCCATTGTAGAATTCCAAAGGACAACACTTTGTTACTTACTTTAGCTTTAAAGTATAGTAATAGACAATgtattcatattaaaaataacacaTAGGGGTTTTATAATACATGGGTGGACTAGATCATGACTTGGTGCATATCCTCATTGCTCCAATAAAAATTAACCCTTGTGTTGTGTTAATACGATGATCTTTTATAATATTATGGAAGTGAAGCAAGTTTTGATCTTCTCTgtccaaaatcttatcaagaaTCAAACTCCAAATCTTTTAACTGGACCCACCAAAATTTAATTTGGATTTTGTCACAAAATCACTGACTACACCAGAAGAAGTATTAAAAATTCTGTTGCCATGTTGGAATGTAAGGTGTAACTTTGTGCACGAGGATTTAACCCAAAAGCCTACGTCCAAAGAGACATGCTTGTGTTGGCCCATATAACGGCTCATTTTTCACATctgtattttaaatttgaacccATAAGGTTATACGATTGTTTTTTGTTGAGTTTTATCTCACAAGAAATACAAATTAACTAACGAGTAATTTTAACACAAAGCCCTAAAAGTACGCAACCTTGAATTGTCTAAAATATTAGTTTGTATGCTAAGAATATACCACATCTAGCAGCTTGCTATGTCTCTTGTTAATGTATGGATTAATAAACTGACTTTTCTAGGATACAGAAATTGATAATAATTCATCTCTCAAAGCATCATCTTAGCCGGCTGTTATTTTGAAATTCATCTCCATCTCCGATGGACTTCATATGTTTATATAAAGTTTTATCCAAGTTTGTAAAGTTTTTCTCGTTTCTTTCTATTGTTTCTTTGATTTTATTCGATTCCACTTTTCTAAGAATGATTTTGGAAAGCTGAGATCTATTCCCGTTCTCGGTGGTTCTATCTTCGAGTTTATTATTATCTATAAAGATGGCTTTTGATATTAGATTTCAGTTTTTCTCGAAGTTTATTAGATCTTGGTTAGTTTGAATCAAATTTCTCTGAAACGATGGTGCGTATTGGCTACTGATTTCCTGTTTCTATGGCGTTCAGCTGCTCTTTTCATGAGCCTCTCATTCCGGTGTGTCCGGTGGTTCTCCGGTTAAACTTTCCGGCAACATTTTCAAAATCGGTGAAGAAAGAGATGTCTCTGCTTTACCGCCAAGTGTCCATCTGCCGCATGGTGACGCGTTTGGCCATGAGTTGTCGAGCCTCTTTTTTCCTTTGGGGTTTGCAGTTGCCCAAGTTATCATGTTAGTTTGGGCTTTGTTCTTTGGGCctcttctttgtttttgtaCTATGCTAGccttttgatttttaataaattgagatgacaaaaaaaatacatcttaaaataaaaatatataaaccattaAAACGAACACAAACATTTTTTCTAATCTTAGGATGTTTTAAGTCCATAGAGAGACTTAGATATATTAATCTCTAAAGAGATTAGTGCGGTCCACCGATGCACTCATTCCAGATATTCACGTAAGGCCTAAAAACATGACTTTGTATTAGTGTGACTACACAGTTTTAATCTCGTGAGATGAATCTGGATCTCTCCATAGTCCACCTACCACTAACACCCCAAAACACAAAATCATAAGATTATAATTTCTTTTCAATGATTAAATACAGtgaaacttttataaattaataatgttgaaactacaccaaaactataatttttttattaatttataaagatattaatttatcgatatactaattgaaccaaaaactcaagagattataaaattatattatcttaaaGAGATTATACTGTATTTGGGAGATGTAGCTGGTCAAATGGAATGTCCACTTAAAAGTATACAAATCTTTTACTTTTGTCATTTAAGATTTGATACATTTAATTACAGGTTTTCTATCTCtatcaaaaaatttatatttctaataaCATTTGAGAATCTTTTAgcaaaataagtaaaataaacAACATTTGAGAATTAGTCCGTCTACGTCAGATATTATAATCTAACTACGTTTATTAAATTTCCTCTTTGTGTAATTGTTCATAACAGCAGTGAATCACCTGAACGTTGTTAACATTGATATAGGAAATATTACATGAGCAAATTAACTTAATGACAGTCTACATCTCAGTTAATAATCATGCTTATGAAGTTAGATCACCACAACTATTTcgtcactttaaaaaaaaaaaaaaactattttgtgtcattttcttttcttctctcgTAATATTTTTTTCAGGACATGATTAACTCAGATTTTTAGTCGGAGTTCTTAACTCattatttgacatttttttgttttttttaacacttttcggctaagtgacagcttttatatctcatatttaagagacggttcttagctgtttttagttaaaatataaaaaaaatctaagaaccgtctcttaaccGAAACTAAGAAActcttcttattatttttatatacaaaacgATAATATGACTATTCACCCGTAacaaaaactattattattagtttattatGTAGAATAGTAGATCATATACACAATCAATCAAATACGAATGGGTTTGTTGGATGCTAGGCCGTTATTCACTTTTCTCTCATCCAGCTTAATTTGCTTCCCCCTGCACTCTAAGCTACAAAATGCGTTGTCCCCCCTGCGACAAAAAGTACAAATATATTTTCCATCATATGTGATAAATGATTACTTATACGATATCTATAAAGATATACgcaatattaataaacatatatttaaacGGTTGATTTAGAAACATAAATTCGTACCTATACATATAAATGTCACGACGATGGCAGAGATTTTGATTGCAGAGGCTACAAGTCCTCAAGAAGTCATTATCGTTCTTAGTAGATATCATCACCGTCGGATTATGAATGGTTAGATGATCAGACGGCTGAGATGCAATATGATAGGTGGCTGTATCGTCTGTGATCGTTCTCATGCTTGTTGTTCTCTTGATCAAAGAGCCGCGACGCTTTCCCAAGAccattctttctctctctaataAGAAGCGTGTGAATTCAAGTGGGAGATAGGAGGCAATGGGGATGAGCAATAGAAGCAAAACACAAGTTATTTAAAAGCACACAAATGGAAGAATCTAATAACAAAGATAATGTTGTTTAATTTTGTAACATTATTAAATTCAAATGTCCTAATCATAACTTTGTGTATGTACAGAAAACCATATTGGTGTAACTCTGTAAGTAGTGAATTTAAATAAAGAGCTGATTAAGACAATTAATATGACCAAAAAATTTAAGCAATCAATTAAAAATTGCATAAGATGTGCAGTTTTCATaccattttaactttttttataacCTAGGATATTCGGAGGTATTTGGCGGGCTGAAGTATAAACAGCTAATCTTTTGAAAACTTATTCACCAATGCCCGCTAGATTTTATTGATTATAATATGAACTAAGTTAAGACATGCACCATGCGCAAGATGAAATTAtgtatacaaataatttttacatattaaaattaattttgtgttcatttacttattatgtacataattaaattaaagtaagcacataaatcaaaataatacttCTTGTTtgttgacaatatttttttggtaagtaaatcaaaacaaacgttttatttatttatatagtgtataattaaatttcaaTGATATTgagatagatatataatatattttaatataaatatttattattgaaacTTCTTgctcatattattttattaacatttgtatctttgttttaacaaaaaataaataaatcattaatcacaaaattttcaatgtgaaattttatcaatgcaaatttcaaaatcaaaatattaatgtttcaatatgttttcaatgcaaattttgaaattaacatattgggatttttgcaaaattgacctacaacttaaagtcaaacacaaaactaacctcccttttttttgaaaattggttttgccctattcaccccacaagttcatataatttacgaaaatgccatcagttttttttttttttccgaaaatgacatttttactctctcaccctcatcatcttcaagtaattacaagattgccattgtcatcaataccacaaccaccatgaacaaccaaatttgaagctcttaatgctcccaaaatcgatttacccttctttttttttccattcttgtgaactaaacacaacatatctctcactttctctccacaatgagctaaaaaaacccaagattttgattccaaaatttttatggttcatagagtcatagaagctaacgattatgggtgggtgactttcgtttgtgattctgtgtgcttggagaagccttatgtatgctaaggaacttatatcaccaatttaaggtatgacatcgagtttttttccagatctgttcgtcagacgacttacttgggaagtcgtctggctgtagacgacttacctttcagtcgtctggctgtagacgacttacctggaagtcgtctggtcaacgcagaagttatttttgcaattgactttgaaatctgtaacctgagacgactgaaagttaagtcgtctactattgtttggtttcaaaaaaaattccaaagaacctagacgacttacatttcagtcgtcataggttagttttgcatttgactggataattacagaagtttgacttccccagacgacttacatttcagtcgtctggcaaaaattaaaataataatattttttttaaaagtggacgacttaaagttaagtcgtcataggttagttttgcaattgaaaaaaaaactttaagatttaattatacacagacgacttataattcagtcgtccaccagacgacttaattgtaagtcgtccaggacttttttccgagattctggtcaaacctcgtaaatcctggacgacttacatttcagtcgtctggtggacgactgaattataagtcctctgtgtataattaaatcttgaagttttttttttcaattgcaaaactaacctatgacgacttaactttaagtcgtctacttttaaaaaaatattattattttaattttcactagacgactgaaatgtaagtcgtccaaaaagtcaaacttctgaaataatccagtcaaatgcaaaactaacctctgacgactgaaatgtaagtcgtctagcttttttggagtttttttttaaccaaacaatagtagacgacttaactttcagtcgttcgaaataacagatttcaaagtcaattgcaaaaataatctctgcgttgaccagacgacatatagtttagtcgtctagacaacttagattgaagtcgtccgcgtcttctccactagtttttaagtcttctatgttagtttttgaataatttgtatttttaagagtgataagtaacttcaagatatgtaaaactcatatttacaaaatatgttctctcccttagttttactaaatttgactaagtttttcaatgcaaacttataaaaaatatgatatgctttgactagttactattgtttgtttccatctcttaccaacattcttgtttattatgatgagaaaaaggccattggagtttatgattgcatatgagagatccaaagataagaaaaaggctactaaagtctattatttcattgatttgtaaatgtgttaagacattgttagcacatttaatacatcttggaaaacattattactgattttacaaaaaattcacaactaaaagagtatacatgcaattcacaaaacagaccacaaacaaaactattatagatcattcatctacaaagacaagcttggattccacttgagtagacaagaccagacaacttttaagaagtccagacgacttccaggaagttcatacgactttgccagaagacttttaggaagttcagacgacttccagacgactttacaggaagtccagacgacttttaggaagtccagacgacttccagacaacttccagacgacttccagacgactaacaagtaagtcgtcccagaagtcttccagatctgaaaaacctgcatattaaatccagatctgaaaaacctgcatattcaaaaacgttcaaatggcttaaaaacagaaaaaatgagtggaagattagataaatctacctttacagaacacacaaaaatatatatctaaaaataatagatctaccttcaaattagtggaagatgagtaccatctaattaaaaacctgcaaaaaaaaaatagattagtaagaaagacatgagacaaaattgaaaaattcatataaagtttggtgttttcaagtcaaagagattagagtgggtttggagagttttagtttgggaaaaaagtaagaactttatacaacaagaagttaccaaatgaagaaaaatcagacatatgaacttaccaaaacgctcagaaaaatccagacgacttcctggaagtccagatgacacttcctggaagtccagacgacttcctggaagtccagacgactttgtcagaagacttccaagaagttcAGACgatttccagacgacttccagacgactaacaggtaagtcgtcccagaagtcttccagatctgaaaaacctgcacatcaaatcctgatctgaaaaacctgcatatccaaaaacgttcaaatgacttaaaatagagaaaatgagtggaagattagataaatctacatttatagaacacacaagaatacatatctaaaattaatagatctacctctaaattagtggaagatgagtaccatttgattaaaaacctgcaaaagagatagattagtaagaaatacatgagataaaactgaaaaattcatataaagtttggtgttttcaagtcaaagagattagagagaggttggagagttttagaatgatgaacattacatttttgttgcaaccatttgagaggaggtgagagaatgtgtaaatttttctttatataggaagacaaaaaatccaattaggttaaatatttttgactcagacgacttcctggacgacttacatttcagtcgtctggtgaagaaattaaaacagacgacttacatgtaagtcgtccagaagagtttaatatttttagcgggaaattaaatatttttagcgggaaactaaaatagaagactttccagacgacttacaagtaagtcgtctggacgactgaaatatacgtcgtccgggtaaattattcaacagacgactgaaatataagtcgtccacaccctaaacataacccctaaacttaattatctaattaaacacttcataaaaccaaatcaaacttgaaaagtgtttactatacacagaaataaacacatataagtgaaaactaatttttgaaaaaaacattttagttttccaaaatctaaccctaacaatacatacaatactacaacatatgtttgccaaactcctaaaccaaagtatttcatgattcactacttccactcatctatcttcaaaacaaatcaattttatcatatcttaatttatatcagttaaaactgtttataattacttgattttttattttttacgcatcaaaatatttttttacaagatttataaattatttttaaaataaactggtaccagacgacttacacttcagtcgtccaaacgacttccaacatctcagacgactcagacgatttactggggctatattcgtaaaaatggtttctgttt
This genomic window contains:
- the LOC103873928 gene encoding protein INCREASED RESISTANCE TO MYZUS PERSICAE 1 → MVLGKRRGSLIKRTTSMRTITDDTATYHIASQPSDHLTIHNPTVMISTKNDNDFLRTCSLCNQNLCHRRDIYMYRGDNAFCSLECRGKQIKLDERKVNNGLASNKPIRI